One part of the Pecten maximus chromosome 9, xPecMax1.1, whole genome shotgun sequence genome encodes these proteins:
- the LOC117335110 gene encoding collagen alpha-6(VI) chain-like, which produces MLASSIIMAMVMSIQAIPAPSTSHQDEYTLCRGNPADIFFLLDSSTSIWSKHFQQQLTFLQHFVEFFPVSASQTHFGVGIFADQYYQQIELGEFDNVNELKLAIENIQQRKGSTQTGKALRVVRNNEFRRARPNVSKILVVMTDGESTNKLQTEYEAAALKYEGITVFAIGIGDKVKMDELVAIGSQPSETYVFTVSNFKLLNEIRKTLTYKVCKGEELNSQPDCSAGMETDLMFTFDATSMGARNSNHVKNLIADTIENFGNMDTGVLKAGLITRYCDNKDIYLDGYPQLDELIPVVKHRQFRGLDRMIWQMQNQSFEKANGGRETARRLAVVVVDNNVEKLDKLAFEMRRAKSKKDIQFVVVTIGENPKFEMLKRSVLRPVDAHFFNVDTHKDLNLMKDTFVSSLCETLKVPSFPASLVIDEKTRNFEDVMPVANLILEP; this is translated from the exons ATTTTCTTCCTGCTCGACAGTTCTACGAGTATCTGGTCCAAGCACTTTCAACAACAGCTCACATTTCTACAGCATTTTGTGGAATTCTTCCCGGTGTCAGCCTCTCAAACTCACTTTGGTGTCGGGATATTTGCTGATCAGTATTATCAGCAAATAGAATTGGGCGAGTTTGATAATGTAAATGAACTTAAACTTGCGATTGAAAACATACAACAACGGAAAGGCAGTACTCAAACAGGGAAAGCATTGCGAGTTGTAAGGAATAATGAATTCCGTAGAGCCCGTCCAAATGTCAGTAAGATATTAGTGGTAATGACGGACGGAGAGTCCACAAATAAACTCCAGACAGAATACGAAGCTGCGGCTTTGAAATATGAAGGGATAACAGTATTTGCCATTGGAATTGGAGATAAGGTCAAAATGGATGAGTTAGTTGCCATTGGAAGTCAACCATCAGAAACGTACGTCTTCACCGTGTCAAACTTCAAACTGTTAAATGAAATCAGGAAGACATTGACCTATAAAGTTTGTAAAG GGGAGGAATTAAATTCACAACCTGACTGCAGCGCCGGCATGGAAACAGACTTGATGTTCACCTTCGATGCTACTAGTATGGGTGCACGGAACTCCAACCACGTCAAGAATTTGATTGCTGATACTATAGAAAACTTTGGGAACATGGATACCGGAGTTCTCAAAGCGGGACTGATAACTAGATACTGCGATAATAAGGATATTTATTTGGACGGTTATCCTCAACTAGACGAGCTGATCCCTGTTGTTAAACACAGACAATTTAGAGGACTTGACCGAATGATTTGGCAGATGCAAAATCAAAGTTTTGAAAAAGCTAATGGTGGGAGGGAAACTGCACGAAGGCTTGCAGTTGTAGTGGTTGACAATAATGTCGAAAAGCTTGATAAGTTAGCTTTTGAAATGCGGAGGGCTAAATCAAAGAAAGACATCCAGTTTGTTGTGGTTACCATTGGCGAGAACCCTAAGTTTGAAATGTTGAAAAGATCCGTTCTCCGTCCAGTCGACGCTCATTTCTTTAATGTCGACACACACAAGGACCTCAACTTGATGAAGGATACATTTGTCAGCAGTTTGTGTGAAA CGTTGAAAGTTCCCAGCTTCCCGGCTTCACTTGTCATTGATGAGAAAACAAGGAACTTTGAGGACGTAATGCCGGTTGCAAATCTGATTCTCGAGCCTTAG